A window from Festucalex cinctus isolate MCC-2025b chromosome 12, RoL_Fcin_1.0, whole genome shotgun sequence encodes these proteins:
- the fbxo30a gene encoding F-box only protein 30a, with protein sequence MEGLHPHCLKCINRRCMVRPEAGLSCDLIGCPLVCGAVFHACKLPEHRLLCPYERLPCLNSGFGCPFAVARAKMAQHLETCPASIVCCTMEWNRWPVSYADRKSYENLSRDFDEVEQLDMALALQDQRMLLESLKVTTTVSKDGKGDSDKMAATPGGEATNGAVEMEEEPYSDLYRASVETSRSLAAALDILTHSKGVVGLNGENGGAGKNVDMRESDSDSECELGAVGGADEDNGALAWPEEDEDFVELFFEDKEDAIEDPAEEEETAALEPVWHEAPRDLVPAIMPDPRAEPLAAPMPFLLSDHVRSNFLHQLPTELRYRCLERKLQNVEVLRGISMFTFNGRRVLLSDPYLFRAKMEDKAVDTSDLEVADDPMGLHGIDLITAALLFCLGDSPGGRGISDSRFVDGYHIDFGTQTFSFPSAILATNTMVGDIASASACDHASPQLSNPSPFHTLRLDLVLECVARYQTKQRSMFTFVCGQLFRRDEFSSHFKNVHGDIHAGLNGWMEQRCPLAYYGCTYSQRRFCPSAQGFRIIHDRHLGSFGVQPGLPTKSADKPARSARPGSKCDQFSGLPFEVLQHVASFLDSFSLCQLSRTSRTMRDVCGSLLQMRGMVVLLWEKKRREDGSLSWQITDKVWRFSTAFGTVNEWKFANITSMADHLKKCKFNTVARREEAIPLPCMCFTRELTKEGRCLRSVLKPVA encoded by the exons ATGGAGGGTCTGCACCCGCACTGCCTTAAATGCATCAACCGGAGGTGCATGGTGCGACCAGAGGCGGGCCTGTCCTGTGACCTCATCGGCTGCCCGCTGGTGTGCGGCGCCGTCTTCCATGCGTGCAAGCTGCCTGAGCACCGCCTGCTGTGTCCGTACGAGCGCCTGCCGTGCCTCAACAGCGGCTTTGGCTGCCCCTTTGCCGTGGCCCGGGCTAAGATGGCGCAGCACTTGGAGACCTGCCCCGCCAGCATCGTGTGCTGCACCATGGAGTGGAACCGCTGGCCAGTCAGCTATGCTGACCGCAAGTCGTACGAGAACCTGAGTCGGGACTTTGACGAGGTGGAGCAACTGGACATGGCGCTGGCCCTGCAG GACCAGCGCATGCTCCTGGAATCCCTCAAGGTCACCACCACCGTATCCAAGGACGGCAAGGGGGACAGCGACAAGATGGCCGCGACTCCCGGCGGCGAGGCCACCAACGGGGCAGTGGAGATGGAGGAGGAGCCGTACAGCGACTTGTACCGAGCCTCGGTGGAGACGAGCCGGAGCTTGGCGGCAGCCTTGGACATCCTCACGCACTCCAAGGGCGTCGTCGGCCTGAACGGGGAAAACGGCGGCGCGGGGAAGAACGTGGACATGCGCGAGAGCGACTCGGACTCCGAGTGCGAGCTGGGGGCGGTGGGCGGCGCCGACGAGGACAACGGGGCTCTCGCTTGGCCggaggaggatgaggatttCGTGGAGTTGTTTTTTGAGGACAAGGAAGACGCCATCGAAGACccagcggaggaggaggagacggcGGCGCTGGAGCCCGTGTGGCACGAGGCGCCTCGGGACTTGGTGCCCGCCATCATGCCGGACCCCCGGGCGGAACCGCTGGCTGCACCCATGCCCTTCCTCCTCTCAGATCACGTGAGGAGCAACTTCTTGCACCAGCTACCCACCGAGCTCAGGTACCGCTGCCTGGAGCGCAAACTCCAGAACGTGGAAGTCCTGCGCGGCATCAGCATGTTTACATTCAACGGCCGCCGCGTGCTTCTCTCGGACCCGTACCTCTTCCGCGCCAAGATGGAAGACAAGGCGGTGGACACGTCGGACCTGGAGGTGGCCGACGACCCCATGGGCCTGCACGGGATCGACCTGATCACAGCCGCCTTGCTCTTCTGCTTGGGCGACTCGCCGGGCGGGCGCGGCATCTCCGACAGCCGCTTCGTGGACGGCTATCACATCGACTTCGGCACGCAGACCTTCTCCTTCCCGTCCGCCATCCTGGCCACCAACACCATGGTGGGCGACATCGCGTCGGCGTCGGCGTGCGACCACGCCAGCCCGCAGCTATCCAACCCCAGCCCCTTCCACACGCTGCGCCTGGACCTAGTGCTGGAGTGCGTGGCGCGCTACCAGACCAAGCAGCGCTCAATGTTCACCTTCGTGTGCGGCCAGCTGTTCCGCCGCGACGAGTTCTCCTCGCACTTCAAGAACGTGCACGGCGACATCCACGCCGGGCTCAACGGCTGGATGGAGCAACGCTGCCCGCTGGCGTACTACGGCTGCACCTACTCGCAGAGGCGCTTCTGCCCGTCGGCGCAGGGCTTCCGCATCATCCACGACCGCCACCTGGGCTCCTTCGGCGTGCAGCCGGGCCTCCCCACCAAAAGCGCAGACAAGCCGGCGAGGAGCGCGCGCCCGGGCTCCAAGTGCGACCAGTTCAGCGGGCTGCCCTTCGAGGTGCTGCAGCACGTGGCCAGCTTCCTGGACAGCTTCAGCCTGTGTCAGCTGTCCAGGACGTCGCGTACCATGAGGGATGTGTGCGGAAGCCTCCTCCAGATGCGCGGCATGGTCGTCCTGCTGTGGGAGAAGAAGCGGCGGGAGGACGGCTCGCTGTCGTGGCAGATCACGGACAAG GTGTGGCGCTTCAGCACAGCCTTTGGCACGGTGAACGAGTGGAAGTTTGCAAACATCACCAGCATGGCAGACCACCTGAAGAAGTGCAAGTTCAACACGGTGGCGCGGCGCGAGGAGGCCATCCCGCTACCATGCATGTGCTTCACCCGGGAGCTGACCAAGGAGGGCCGCTGTTTACGCTCTGTGCTCAAGCCCGTGGCCTAA
- the nusap1 gene encoding nucleolar and spindle-associated protein 1 isoform X3, with translation MDLENMKYAELRGLAKQLGLKANMKADKIVEAIRKHYEQQNDTEKDKVENMEANVTVEVKTDGTTEMGCSSSVFVNTRRGKAKKKRTSDSDVKLDDEGRNEVVPEIHAHKKIRLSSLSKIEKGENEPAIKSSDLSSRVMSDDKDEAVAKSTRIPRSKGQQGKRTALRPVTPNFQKLHEAHFNKMESIDEYVQRKTNKRKMEQEVKAAKATRESLFSPAPYRDKNTLLQNKMAETKKDVFKPSVLSTRRINVRFSEAMPDNEHKRSLVKTPARMSLAMATSTPKKQTPGIKNMASSNSSFVFTGNTSATPGTQKKAIFDLKASLSRPLTYKPHTGKLKPFGDCKDDTAANKSLVAESRKKNYKQHRMQTREERRAKHAEERKEKKSNLLCARRGLVMT, from the exons ATGGATTTGGAAAACATGAAATATGCGGAGCTACGCGGTTTAGCGAAGCAGCTTGGTCTAAAAGCTAACATGAAG GCAGACAAGATTGTGGAAGCTATTAGGAAGCATTATGAGCAACAAAATGACACTGAGAAAGACAAG GTAGAAAATATGGAGGCCAATGTCACCGTTGAGGTGAAGACAGATGGAACCACGGAGATGGGTTGCAGCTCCTCAGTGTTTGTGAACACACGTCGAggaaaagcaaaaaagaaaagaaccaGTGATTCTGATGTCAAGTTGGATGATGAG GGACGCAATGAAGTGGTTCCAGAGATCCACGCCCACAAAAAGATTCGATTGTCTTCTTTATCCAAAATTGAGAAGGGAGAGAATGAGCCTGCGATCAAGTCTTCAGACCTGAGCAGTCGAGTGATGAGTGATGATAAGGATGAAGCAG taGCCAAATCCACTAGGATCCCTCGTTCCAAAGGGCAGCAGGGCAAGAGGACAGCCCTGAGACCAGTCACTCCCA ACTTCCAAAAACTCCACGAGGCTCATTTCAACAAGATGGAGTCCATCGATGAGTATGTGCAGAGGAAGACCAACAAGAGGAAGATGGAGCAGGAGGTGAAG GCGGCGAAGGCTACTCGCGAGTCCTTGTTCAGCCCCGCACCCTACAGGGACAAGAATACGCTTCTTCAAAACAAGATGGCAGAGACAAAGAAAGATGTGTTCAAGCCCTCTGTGCTTTCCACAAGAAGGATTAATGTCAG GTTCTCTGAGGCGATGCCTGATAACGAGCACAAGAGGTCGCTGGTAAAAACGCCGGCGCGCATGTCGCTCGCCATGGCCACCAGCACACCCAAGAAGCAGACGCCCGGAATAAAGAACATGGCTTCAAGTAACT CATCATTTGTGTTCACTGGCAACACGAGCGCAACTCCCGGAACGCAGAAGAAGGCCATTTTTGACCTCAAGGCCAGCCTGTCCCGTCCGCTCACCTACAAGCCTCACACGG GCAAGCTGAAGCCGTTTGGCGACTGCAAAGACGACACAGCAGCCAACAAGTCTTTGGTTGCAGAGTCTcgtaaaaaaaactacaaacagCACAGAATGCAGACCAG GGAGGAGAGACGAGCCAAACACGCAGAAGAGCGCAAAGAGAAGAAGTCCAACTTATTATGTGCGCGACGAGGCCTGGTGATGACGTAA
- the stx11a gene encoding syntaxin-11a, with the protein MIDRLSELRTVASKPPDVVEYSLGDNREDPEQYESTVPLFGGEEAMEGIHREVQATRKEILLLTMDVKRLGKESSRFLTSVRRFSSIKRDANALGRAIKTRGEALMARLEKLAKLSEELAREHGDSSVVARVARCQLAALTGSFHRAMTEYNSAEMAQRENCTARIQRQAAIVGKEVSRGQIEEMMETGKWDMFAGDGLLTTADVRGARSALSEIESRRRQLVELEGRIRDVRELFFQVALLAEEQGCKAEQIEANVQGARDYVFAAGNHVRQAVRYKKENPCKKIFCCCFPCCH; encoded by the coding sequence ATGATCGACAGACTGAGCGAGCTCCGCACCGTCGCCTCCAAGCCCCCAGATGTGGTGGAGTACAGTCTGGGGGACAACCGGGAGGATCCAGAGCAGTACGAGTCCACCGTGCCGCTTTTCGGCGGCGAGGAGGCCATGGAGGGCATCCACAGGGAGGTCCAGGCCACCAGGAAGGAGATCCTGCTCCTCACCATGGACGTCAAGCGTCTGGGAAAGGAGAGCAGCCGCTTCCTCACCTCGGTTCGGCGCTTCAGCAGCATCAAGCGGGACGCCAACGCTCTGGGACGCGCCATCAAGACCCGCGGGGAAGCCCTGATGGCCCGGCTGGAGAAGCTGGCAAAGCTGAGCGAGGAGCTGGCCCGTGAGCACGGCGACTCGTCGGTGGTGGCCCGCGTGGCCCGATGCCAGCTCGCCGCGCTGACCGGGAGCTTCCACCGGGCCATGACCGAGTACAACAGCGCCGAGATGGCGCAACGGGAGAACTGCACGGCGCGCATCCAGCGGCAGGCGGCCATCGTGGGGAAGGAGGTGAGCCGGGGTCAGATCGAGGAGATGATGGAGACGGGCAAGTGGGACATGTTCGCCGGGGACGGCCTGCTGACGACGGCGGACGTGCGCGGCGCCCGCTCGGCGCTGAGTGAGATCGAGAGCCGCCGCCGGCAGCTGGTGGAGCTGGAGGGCCGGATACGGGACGTGCGCGAGCTCTTCTTCCAGGTGGCGCTGCTGGCCGAGGAGCAGGGCTGCAAGGCGGAGCAAATCGAGGCCAACGTGCAAGGCGCTCGGGACTACGTGTTCGCCGCCGGTAACCACGTGCGCCAGGCCGTCAGGTACAAGAAGGAGAACCCTTGCAAGAAGATCTTCTGCTGTTGTTTCCCCTGCTGCCACTGA
- the nusap1 gene encoding nucleolar and spindle-associated protein 1 isoform X2, with amino-acid sequence MDLDSMKYVELRDLAKQLGLKANMKAEKLLRAIKKQLEQQKDIEEHKVENMEANVTVEVKTDGTTEMGCSSSVFVNTRRGKAKKKRTSDSDVKLDDEGRNEVVPEIHAHKKIRLSSLSKIEKGENEPAIKSSDLSSRVMSDDKDEAVAKSTRIPRSKGQQGKRTALRPVTPNFQKLHEAHFNKMESIDEYVQRKTNKRKMEQEVKAAKATRESLFSPAPYRDKNTLLQNKMAETKKDVFKPSVLSTRRINVRFSEAMPDNEHKRSLVKTPARMSLAMATSTPKKQTPGIKNMASTSFVFTGNTSATPGTQKKAIFDLKASLSRPLTYKPHTGKLKPFGDCKDDTAANKSLVAESRKKNYKQHRMQTREERRAKHAEERKEKKSNLLCARRGLVMT; translated from the exons ATGGATTTGGATTCAATGAAATATGTGGAGCTACGTGACCTAGCGAAGCAGCTGGGTCTCAAGGCGAATATGAAG GCGGAGAAGTTGTTAAGAGCCATTAAGAAGCAGTTGGAGCAACAAAAGGACATCGAGGAACACAAG GTAGAAAATATGGAGGCCAATGTCACCGTTGAGGTGAAGACAGATGGAACCACGGAGATGGGTTGCAGCTCCTCAGTGTTTGTGAACACACGTCGAggaaaagcaaaaaagaaaagaaccaGTGATTCTGATGTCAAGTTGGATGATGAG GGACGCAATGAAGTGGTTCCAGAGATCCACGCCCACAAAAAGATTCGATTGTCTTCTTTATCCAAAATTGAGAAGGGAGAGAATGAGCCTGCGATCAAGTCTTCAGACCTGAGCAGTCGAGTGATGAGTGATGATAAGGATGAAGCAG taGCCAAATCCACTAGGATCCCTCGTTCCAAAGGGCAGCAGGGCAAGAGGACAGCCCTGAGACCAGTCACTCCCA ACTTCCAAAAACTCCACGAGGCTCATTTCAACAAGATGGAGTCCATCGATGAGTATGTGCAGAGGAAGACCAACAAGAGGAAGATGGAGCAGGAGGTGAAG GCGGCGAAGGCTACTCGCGAGTCCTTGTTCAGCCCCGCACCCTACAGGGACAAGAATACGCTTCTTCAAAACAAGATGGCAGAGACAAAGAAAGATGTGTTCAAGCCCTCTGTGCTTTCCACAAGAAGGATTAATGTCAG GTTCTCTGAGGCGATGCCTGATAACGAGCACAAGAGGTCGCTGGTAAAAACGCCGGCGCGCATGTCGCTCGCCATGGCCACCAGCACACCCAAGAAGCAGACGCCCGGAATAAAGAACATGGCTTCAA CATCATTTGTGTTCACTGGCAACACGAGCGCAACTCCCGGAACGCAGAAGAAGGCCATTTTTGACCTCAAGGCCAGCCTGTCCCGTCCGCTCACCTACAAGCCTCACACGG GCAAGCTGAAGCCGTTTGGCGACTGCAAAGACGACACAGCAGCCAACAAGTCTTTGGTTGCAGAGTCTcgtaaaaaaaactacaaacagCACAGAATGCAGACCAG GGAGGAGAGACGAGCCAAACACGCAGAAGAGCGCAAAGAGAAGAAGTCCAACTTATTATGTGCGCGACGAGGCCTGGTGATGACGTAA
- the nusap1 gene encoding nucleolar and spindle-associated protein 1 isoform X1: protein MDLDSMKYVELRDLAKQLGLKANMKAEKLLRAIKKQLEQQKDIEEHKVENMEANVTVEVKTDGTTEMGCSSSVFVNTRRGKAKKKRTSDSDVKLDDEGRNEVVPEIHAHKKIRLSSLSKIEKGENEPAIKSSDLSSRVMSDDKDEAVAKSTRIPRSKGQQGKRTALRPVTPNFQKLHEAHFNKMESIDEYVQRKTNKRKMEQEVKAAKATRESLFSPAPYRDKNTLLQNKMAETKKDVFKPSVLSTRRINVRFSEAMPDNEHKRSLVKTPARMSLAMATSTPKKQTPGIKNMASSNSSFVFTGNTSATPGTQKKAIFDLKASLSRPLTYKPHTGKLKPFGDCKDDTAANKSLVAESRKKNYKQHRMQTREERRAKHAEERKEKKSNLLCARRGLVMT from the exons ATGGATTTGGATTCAATGAAATATGTGGAGCTACGTGACCTAGCGAAGCAGCTGGGTCTCAAGGCGAATATGAAG GCGGAGAAGTTGTTAAGAGCCATTAAGAAGCAGTTGGAGCAACAAAAGGACATCGAGGAACACAAG GTAGAAAATATGGAGGCCAATGTCACCGTTGAGGTGAAGACAGATGGAACCACGGAGATGGGTTGCAGCTCCTCAGTGTTTGTGAACACACGTCGAggaaaagcaaaaaagaaaagaaccaGTGATTCTGATGTCAAGTTGGATGATGAG GGACGCAATGAAGTGGTTCCAGAGATCCACGCCCACAAAAAGATTCGATTGTCTTCTTTATCCAAAATTGAGAAGGGAGAGAATGAGCCTGCGATCAAGTCTTCAGACCTGAGCAGTCGAGTGATGAGTGATGATAAGGATGAAGCAG taGCCAAATCCACTAGGATCCCTCGTTCCAAAGGGCAGCAGGGCAAGAGGACAGCCCTGAGACCAGTCACTCCCA ACTTCCAAAAACTCCACGAGGCTCATTTCAACAAGATGGAGTCCATCGATGAGTATGTGCAGAGGAAGACCAACAAGAGGAAGATGGAGCAGGAGGTGAAG GCGGCGAAGGCTACTCGCGAGTCCTTGTTCAGCCCCGCACCCTACAGGGACAAGAATACGCTTCTTCAAAACAAGATGGCAGAGACAAAGAAAGATGTGTTCAAGCCCTCTGTGCTTTCCACAAGAAGGATTAATGTCAG GTTCTCTGAGGCGATGCCTGATAACGAGCACAAGAGGTCGCTGGTAAAAACGCCGGCGCGCATGTCGCTCGCCATGGCCACCAGCACACCCAAGAAGCAGACGCCCGGAATAAAGAACATGGCTTCAAGTAACT CATCATTTGTGTTCACTGGCAACACGAGCGCAACTCCCGGAACGCAGAAGAAGGCCATTTTTGACCTCAAGGCCAGCCTGTCCCGTCCGCTCACCTACAAGCCTCACACGG GCAAGCTGAAGCCGTTTGGCGACTGCAAAGACGACACAGCAGCCAACAAGTCTTTGGTTGCAGAGTCTcgtaaaaaaaactacaaacagCACAGAATGCAGACCAG GGAGGAGAGACGAGCCAAACACGCAGAAGAGCGCAAAGAGAAGAAGTCCAACTTATTATGTGCGCGACGAGGCCTGGTGATGACGTAA
- the pacc1 gene encoding proton-activated chloride channel encodes MLGKDSTYREFNDEDDHNEEMQSPDFFRDVVEDGEERNESVSPEDDARGSTPSMRVSKACLKNVFTVVLIFVYLLLTAVAAFLAYQTISDFMEKLNHPVMSVTYKEVDAFSPPGIALYPDNARLLSCRHHYHDHIPPLVDPGKPQEGNCVIKEVTYYGLFTNQTKNALVVRGPSDVRSKELIFMQFSLNKTEEDFSAITYMLFAKFSDLDYSFNKSEFMRDCERNYSTWTFSGGFRTWVKMSLVRTSGKSNQSVEFRQESGVVKFNDKRPEIERSNQLFFVVFEWRDPFIQEIQLIVTANPWSAAAILCGVFMALFKAANFAKLTVQWIIRMRKRHLRDKARQQGIIN; translated from the exons ATGCTCGGAAAGGACAGCACTTATCGAGAG TTCAACGATGAGGACGACCACAATGAAGAAATGCAGTCACCGGATTTTTTCCGAGATGTCGTGGAAGATGGTGAGGAGCGCAATGAGAGCGTTTCGCCAG AAGATGACGCTCGAGGCAGCACGCCATCCATGCGGGTAAGCAAGGCGTGCCTGAAGAACGTGTTCACGGTGGTGCTCATCTTCGTCTACCTGCTGCTGACGGCCGTGGCCGCCTTCCTGGCCTACCAGACCATCTCCGACTTCATGGAGAAGCTCAACCATCCCGTCATGTCAGTCACCTACAAGGAGGTGGATGCCTTCTCACCACCCG GTATCGCACTGTATCCCGACAATGCCCGGCTTCTGAGTTGCCGCCACCACTACCACGACCACATCCCACCCTTGGTGGACCCCGGGAAGCCTCAAGAGGGTAACTGCGTCATCAAGGAGGTCACCTATTACGGGCTCTTCACTAATCAAACGAAG AATGCGCTGGTGGTGCGAGGGCCGTCGGACGTCCGCAGCAAGGAGTTGATCTTTATGCAGTTCAGTCTGAACAAGACGGAGGAGGACTTCAGCGCAATCACGTACATGCTATTCGCCAAGTTTAGCGACCTGGACTACAG TTTTAATAAATCTGAATTCATGAGGGACTGTGAGAGGAACTACTCCACGTGGACCTTCTCCGGGGGCTTCCGCACGTGGGTGAAGATGTCCTTGGTGAGGACATCAGGCAAAAGCAACCAATCAGTGGAGTTTCGCCAAGAG TCCGGTGTGGTCAAATTCAATGACAAGAGGCCCGAAATCGAAAGGAGCAACCAACTTTTCTTCGTTGTCTTTGAGTGGCGTGATCCCTTCATACAAGAAATCCAACTG ATCGTGACGGCAAACCCCTGGTCGGCGGCGGCCATTCTCTGCGGCGTCTTTATGGCTCTCTTCAAGGCGGCCAACTTTGCCAAGCTGACCGTCCAGTGGATCATCAGAATGCGCAAGCGCCATCTGAGGGACAAAGCCCGCCAACAGGGCATCATAAACTGA